The Accipiter gentilis chromosome 14, bAccGen1.1, whole genome shotgun sequence genome contains a region encoding:
- the OCSTAMP gene encoding osteoclast stimulatory transmembrane protein: protein MESFRARLGHLSAAGMRAHAYCEDFLFPKVCRTTADLWSVYSKPVPANGRELWTLFLQCSCITVVIGGLFYNWMFASLEYSWHLSIAMAMSFSPLLLLTLFLVHPARCVFSMIMPTLGTKQGRKLLLSTCIMIVVINITPNIISNIKTILQVFKCICKNSSESLLNSTALLATASWEFGGAIQESINSINIYRPMNGHFQFSLLKNSSFIYQQMHLAGEKIGRDLLAVEVLVKDSVRVGNKLVAGFSVLYLCFESTWYLKNYLTNLRFDNFYITKKLERLAVDRKAAHLLVGSSKTLIRPTGLKLSREEAMLCLVQAMLLTVALMLMLVVVAMDHFAFSVADTAVRKAAQFSTVPVTLSIKYRAKMGILHFFWKLLWLPDEELPLRDFEGSYQHYLTFSSAHCRVSPPKPPNPSVLLVVGLLFCILYATVFLETYAHRLCRKIAGSFFESWEEKRALYLYKKLSRKHKEEQNCMRN from the exons ATGGAGAGTTTTCGAGCAAGACTGGGGCACCTCTCTGCTGCTGG GATGAGAGCCCATGCCTACTGTGAAGACTTTCTATTCCCAAAGGTTTGCAGGACCACAGCAGACCTGTGGTCGGTTTACTCCAAGCCTGTCCCAGCAAACGGCAGAGAGCTGTGGACCTTGTTTCTGCAGTGTTCATGCATTACAGTGGTGATAGGAGGCCTCTTTTACAACTGGATGTTTGCTTCCCTGGAATACTCCTGGCATCTCTCCATTGCAATGGCCATGTCCTTCAGTCCGCTCCTTCTCCTGACCCTTTTCTTGGTGCATCCTGCCCGTTGTGTCTTCAGTATGATCATGCCTACGTTAGGTACCAAACAAGGCCGGAAGCTTCTCTTGTCAACTTGTATCATGATAGTAGTGATTAACATAACACCCAACATCATAAGCAACATTAAAACCATACTGCAGGTTTTTAAGTGCATCTGCAAGAATTCCTCTGAGAGTCTTTTGAACTCAACTGCTCTGCTAGCAACAGCTTCCTGGGAGTTTGGGGGTGCAATCCAAGAAAGCATTAATTCCATTAATATTTATAGGCCTATGAATggacattttcagttttcattgcttAAGAACAGCTCCTTTATTTACCAACAAATGCACCTTGCTGGTGAGAaaattgggagggaccttttgGCTGTTGAGGTATTGGTCAAAGACTCTGTCCGAGTAGGCAACAAGCTGGTCGCTGGCTTCTCCGTGCTCTATCTTTGTTTTGAGTCCACCTGGTATTTGAAAAATTATCTCACCAACCTCCGCTTTGACAATTTTTACATCACCAAGAAGTTGGAACGTTTAGCTGTGGACAGAAAAGCAGCTCACCTGCTGGTGGGCTCATCCAAAACCCTCATTCGACCAACAGGCTTGAAGTTGTCCCGGGAAGAAGCGATGCTGTGCCTCGTGCAAGCCATGCTCCTCACCGTGGCCCTGATGCTGATGCTCGTGGTCGTGGCAATGGACCACTTTGCATTCAGCGTGGCAGACACCGCGGTGAGAAAGGCAGCTCAGTTCTCCACAGTGCCCGTCACTCTCAGCATTAAATACCGT GCTAAAATGGGGATCCTGCACTTTTTTTGGAAACTTTTATGGCTTCCTGATGAAGAATTACCACTTCGGGACTTTGAAGGAAGTTACCAGCATTATCTGACCTTCAGCTCTGCCCACTGCAGGGTCAGTCCCCCAAAGCCTCCCAACCCCTCTGTGCTGCTTGTCGTGGGGCTGCTCTTCTGCATCCTCTATGCCACCGTATTCCTGGAAACCTATGCACACCGCCTGTGCAGAAAAATCGCAGGCTCTTTCTTcgagagctgggaggagaagcgAGCACTTTATCTCTACAAGAAGCTGTCCAGAAAGCACAAGGAGGAGCAAAACTGCATGAGAAACTAA